A window of Streptomyces sp. NBC_01224 genomic DNA:
GCGGCGCATCTGCGGAACCCGCAGCGGGCGCGAGCCGGGGCCGCCGGCATGCGAGAACGGCTGCATGCGCCAGTCGAGTCCCTGGGGGAGCGTCAACAGCAGGGCCGTCTCCTGCTCCTGCAGGTCGAGCGACTCGTCGGCGGGCCGCGCCTGGGACGCCGCGCGGCCGGTGCCGGCACAGACCGTCAGAACGAATGGATTCCACGGAGTCGGGCACAGCGCGTGCTCCGGCAGTACGTCCTCGTCCGCCAGCAGCGCGATCGGCTGCGCGCAGTCCGGGCAGATCACCCGGTACATCTCGAACATGTCGTACGCGTCGGGAGCGGTGTCCTCGACCGGATCAACGGGCTCCGGTTCGGTACGTCCGGTGAGCTTCAGGCTCTGCATGGGAAATTCCCCCCTCAGGTGGGCCGACAAGGCGCCACGGCCTCGACCACAGCAAGCACTTCCCGTCGCGCATCGGCCGTAACCACGAGGGGGTCGACTACCCACCCGTAAACCTGTGGCATTCGTCACATGGTCGCCGCAGGTGCCCTTCCGGGGCCCTCACCGCTGTGCCTGGAGGGACCTGGGGCAATAGGTTGATCCGTATGGAGGAGTTGGACCGACAGATCGTGGAGTTGCTCGTCAAGGACGGGCGGATGAGCTACACCGACCTGGGCAAGGCCACGGGCCTGTCCACCTCGGCGGTTCATCAGCGCGTCCGCAGGCTGGAGCAGCGCGGAGTGATCCGGGGCTATGCCGCGGTCGTCGACCCGGAGGCCGTCGGCCTGCCGCTCACCGCGTTCATCTCGGTGAAACCCTTCGACCCGAGCGCGCCGGACGACATCGCGGAGCGGCTCGCGGGCGTCCCTGAGCTGGAGGCGTGTCACAGCGTCGCGGGTGACGAGAACTACATCCTCAAGGTGCGTGTCGCGACCCCGCTGGAGCTGGAACACCTGCTCACCCGGATCCGCTCGCTGGCCGGTGTCTCCACCCGGACCACCGTCGTACTCTCCACGCCGTACGAGGCCCGGCCCCCGCAGATCTGAGGGGGCCGCGGAACGCACGGGTCCGGGCAGGCGCGAGACTGGTCCCATGACCGAGAGCACCGCCCCCCAGAGCGAACACCGCACCGTGCTGCTGCGCGGTGGAGACGTCCACAGCCCCGCCGACCCCTTCGCCACCGCCATGGTGGTCGAACGCGGCCATGTCGCCTGGGTGGGCTCGGAAGGGGCCGCCGACGCCTTCGCGAGCGGCGTCGACGAAGTGATCGACCTCGAAGGTGCGCTGGTCACCCCCGCGTTCACCGATGCCCACGTCCACACCACATCGACCGGCCTGGCCCTCACCGGCCTCGACCTCTCCGGTGCCCGGACCCTCGACGAGGCGCTCGGTCTCCTGCGCGCGTACGGGGCGGCGCACCCCGCGGACCGGGTCGTCCTCGGCCACGGCTGGGACGCCACACGCTGGCCGGATCAACGCCCGCCGTCGCGCGGCGAGCTCGACGCGGCCGCCGGCGGACGGCCGGTGTACCTGCCCCGTATCGATGTGCACTCCGCGGTCGTCACCACCGCCCTGCTCGATCTGGTCCCGGGCGTCACCCGACTGACCGGGTACCACCCCGACGCCCCGCTGACCGGCGCCGCCCACCACGCGGTGCGCTCCGCGGCCCACGGCGCCGTCTCGCCGCAGCAGCGCGCCGACGCCCAGCGCGCCGCTCTGCGCCGCGCCGCGTCGCTCGGCATCGGTACCGTCCACGAGTGCGGCGGCCCGGACATCTCCGACGAGGAGGACTTCGTCGCGCTGCTCAAGCTCGCCGCGACGGAGAGCGGTCCACGGGTCTTCGGCTACTGGGCCGAGCAGGTCGGCGACGAGAAGGACGCCCGCCGCATCCGGGAACTCGGTGCGATCGGCGCCGCCGGGGACCTCTTCGTCGACGGCTCGCTCGGCTCGCACACCGCCTGCCTGCACGAGCCGTACGCCGACGGTCCGCCCGGACACACGGGCACCGCCCACCTGGACGCGGCGCGGATCGCCGCCCATGTCACCGCCTGCACCGAGGCCGGGCTGCAGGCCGGCTTCCACGCCATCGGCGACGCGGCGGTCTCCGCCGTGGTGGAGGGCGTCCGGGCCGCCTCCGAGACGCTCGGCCTGGCCCGGATCCGGGCCGCCCGGCACCGTATCGAGCATGCCGAGATGCTCACCCCCGAGACCGTCGCCGCCTTCGCGGAGCTGGGTCTGACCGCTTCCGTACAGCCTGCCTTCGACGCGGCCTGGGGCGGCGAGGAGGGCATGTACGCGCATCGGCTCGGCGCCGAGCGGGCCAGGACCCTCAACCCGTACGCGGCGCTCCTGCGGGCCGGTGTGCCCCTGGCCTTCGGCTCGGACAGCCCCGTGACCCCGTTGGACCCGTGGGGGACCGTACGGGCCGCCGCATTCCATCGCACGCCCGAGCACCGGATCTCCGTACGGGCCGGCTTCACCGCCCACACCAGGGGCGGCTGGCGGGCCGTCGGCCGCGACGACGCGGGGATCCTGGTACCCGGCGCCCCGGCCGACTATGCGATCTGGCGCACCGCTGACCTGGTGGTCCAGGCCCCGGACGACCGGGTCGCCCGCTGGTCGACCGACCCGAGGTCGGGAACGCCCGGCCTGCCGGACCTCACCCCGGGTGCCGAGCTCCCGGTCTGCCTGAGCACCGCGGTCTTCGGACAAAATGTCTACGTACGGCCGAACGAGTGACGTCCGGACATTTCGTACCGCCGATCGAAGACGTCCCCGCTCCGCCGCGACCTGCGGATCTTCGCTACTGACCAGGCAAGTTCCGTAAACATTGCAGGTCAGGCACCTATTGACAGAACGCGCCCATCGGCCGGTAGGTTCGGCCGAGTCCACCACAGGACGTCCGACCGGTTAAACCTCCACGCAGTCGTCGAACGCCGCTGGGTCATGGGGTGCTGTGCCGCACCGGCGCACCACCACTGACAGCCAGGTTCAGCGCCCGCGCCTCGGGGGCGAGGGGAGGTTTCAGCCGGACGGTAGGTGCGACCCGGGTGGGGCCCGGACGTTCAGTAGACAACGGCTCTAGGTCGACCCGCAGCCAGCGGGTCCCAGGTCGGCCCGAAGGGCGCTGGGCCCCCATCCGTAGTTCCCGTCGGGTTCCCGTCAGGGGGTCTGTCCGTACTTCCCTCCTTCTGTCCGTGGCGGTGTCCGCTCCCGCCCGACCGCGTCGGTATCGGGCCCCCGCCCGCTGGATATGGTGTGCACCTGCGTACGGACTTAAGGGGCAGTAAGTGAACGACGGCGGTCAGAGGCGATACGGCCCGCTCGGCAGAACCTTGGTGATCATTCCGACCTACAACGAGGCCGAGAACATCAAGCCGATCGTGAGCCGGGTGCGCGCCGCTGTGCCGGAAGCCGACATCCTTGTCGCCGACGACAACAGCCCTGACGGCACCGGCAAGATCGCCGACGAGCTCGCCTCGGCCGATGACCAGGTCCAGGTGCTGCACCGCAAGGGCAAGGAAGGGCTGGGCGCGGCCTATCTCGCGGGCTTCCGCTGGGGCATCGAGCACGGTTACGGCGTGCTCGTGGAGATGGACGCCGACGGCTCCCACCAGCCCGAGGAGCTGCCCCGTCTGCTCACCGCGCTCAAGGGTGCCGACCTGGTGCTCGGTTCCCGCTGGGTGCCGGGCGGGCGGGTGGTCAACTGGCCCAAGTCCAGGGAAATGATCTCCCGCGGCGGCAGTACGTACTCCCGGCTCCTCCTCGGGCTGCGGACCAGGGACGTCACGGGTGGCTACCGGGCTTTCCGCGCCGAGACCCTGGAGGGCATCGGCCTCGACCAGGTCGCCTCGCAGGGCTACTGCTTCCAGGTCGACCTGGCCCGTCGCGCCATCGACGCCGGGTATCACGTCGTCGAGGTCCCCATCACCTTCGTGGACCGCGAGATCGGCGACTCGAAGATGAGCCGCGACATCCTGGTCGAGGCGCTCTGGCGGGTCACCTCCTGGGGTGTCACCTCCCGTACGAACCGGGTCCTCGGCCGCAAGGCGACCTGAGCCACCGAAGGCGGCGGGCGTCGGTCCGCCGCTCGTGATCACCCCCATACGCCGATCGGACGCCTGTACGGGCACACTGGGGACCATGACGACCGGCACACCGCCCCAGACCGCCCCCAGGCGCTCACGCGCCCGTACCTTCGTCCCCCTCGCCATCGCCGCCTGGGCGGTGCTGGAGATCTGGCTGCTCACCGTCGTGGCCGATACAGCGGGCGGGTTCACCGTGCTGCTGCTCCTGGTGGCGGGGATCGTGCTCGGGGCCGCGGTGATGAAGCGGGCCGGCCGCCGGGCCTTCCGCAATCTCACCGAGACGCTCCAGCAGATGCCGGGGCAGCCCGGGGCCGCCGCTCCGCAGGCCGCACCCTCGGGCGGCAAGGGCAACGGCTTCCTGATGCTGGCCGGGCTGCTGCTGATGATTCCGGGGATCATCTCGGACGTGGCGGGGCTTCTGCTGCTCGTGCCGCCGGTCCGTTCGATGACGGGCCGGTACGCGGAGCGGTCGCTGGAGCGCCGCATGCGCGCCGCGAACTCCGGCGGCCTCTCCGACGCCTTCCAGCAGGCCCGTATTCACCGGCCGGACGGAAAGATCGTGCAGGGTGAGGTCATCCGCCAGGAAGGCACACAGCCGGGTTCCCGCCCCGACGAGGGCCCCCGGCCGCCGCTGACCCCCTGATACCGGACCGTGACGCGACAGAGCCGCGGGCTGTGACACACGCTCGGTGTGTCACAGCCCGCGGCTCTGTCGTATTGCGGTGTTACGCGGTCAGGCAGACTTCCTGCTGTCCCGCGGATGCACGGCGATGTTCATGGCTCCGGAGCGCAGAACCGCCAGCCTCTCGGCCAGCACCTCCTCCAGCTCCTCGCGTGTGCGCCGCTCCATGAGCATGTCCCAGTGCGTACGCGCAGGCTTGCCCTTCTTCTCCTCGGGGCCATCCCCGTCCACCAGGAGTGCCATGGCGCCGCACGCCTTGCACTCCCACTCCGGCGGAATTTCCGCCTCTACCGAGAACGGCATCTCAAATCGATGTCCGTTCTCGCATGCGTACTCCACCGCCTGGCGCGGGGCCAGATCGATGCCGCGGTCCGTCTCGTAGCTGGTAACCACGAGTCGCGTGCCGCGGAGAGCTCGCTCACTCATGAATCGTGCCTCCCGGGCTTGTCGCCCACAGGACAGGTGTCGCTGTCGTCGTCATCCGGTCAACGTTCGGTCGGCGGTAAAGATTCCCGTTGCCGGTCATGCGTCGCCCGTCGTGCCGCTGCTTTATCAGGTTTCCCAGGGTCCAAGTACCCGCCAATGCCCGGTTTGTCACATCTGGCGGAAGTTGTCACCCAACGGTTTGGCTTCTTCCGCTCGCAGTAACGGTCCTCCGGGCAGGCCAAAGGCGTACACTACCGGCCTTTCACTTCAACGTCTAAATCCGTTCCGGAACGGGATTCCCCGCAGCCGCCACGGCCTGTCGGATCGGCACCCTCGCGAGCAGTACGGAACCGACCACGAAGAAGATCACCAACGAGATGATCGCATCCCGATAGCTCCCGGTCAGCTGATACGCGAGACCGAACACCAGTGGCCCAAGCCAGCTCAGTCCGCGGTCGCTCATCTCGTACGCGGAGAAGTACTCGGCCTCCTTGCCGTGCGGCACCAGATGGGAGAACAGCGAGCGCGACAGCGCCTGGCTGCCGCCGAGCACCAGACCGATCGCCGAGGCCAGCAGATAGAAGAAGACCGGCGTGTCGGCGGGCAGGAAATAGCCGGCGACGAGAATCAGCGTCCAGACGACGAGTGAGCCCAGGATCGTGCGCTTCGCGCCGTACACCCGCGCCAGTCGGCCCATCCCCAGCGCTCCGGCCACCGCGAGCACCTGCACCAGCAGCACGGCCGTGATCAGCGTCGTCTGGTCGAGGCCCAGCTCCTCGGAGCCGTATACCGAGGCCTGGGAGATCACCGTCTGCACGCCGTCGTTGTAGACGAGGTACGCCAGCAGGAAGGAGAGCGTCAGAGGATGGCGGCGCATGTCGCGCAGGGTGGCCATCAGCTGCCGCCACCCCGAGCCGACCGCCCCCTCGCCGCCCGGCGTCACCCGCCGGTCGCGCAGCCGTCGCAGTGGTACGACGGTGAAGGCGCCCCACCAGACGCCCGCCGATGCGAGACAGATCCGCACCGCGTCGGACTCGGAGAGGCCGAAGGAGTCGTGGCCCGTGTACAGGACCAGATTCAGGATGAGGACGAGTGCACCCGAGGTGTATCCGAACGCCCAGCCGCGCGACGAGACCGCGTCCCGTTCGTCCGGTCCGGCGATCTGAGGCAGGTAGGCGTTGTAGAGCACCATCGACACCGAGATCGAGGCGTTCGCCACGATCAGCAGGAACGCGCCCAGCAGATAGCGGTGGCCGTCCAGGAAGAACATGCCGGTGGTCGCGGCGGCCCCCACATAGGCGGCGGCCGCCAGCAGCGGCTTCTTCCGCCCCGTACGGTCCGCGGCGGCGCCCACGACCGGCATGACGATCACCGCGACCACGACGGACACGGAGACCGCGTAGGCGAACAGCGAACCTGCGCGCACCGGTATGCCGAGCGGATGCACGAAACCGTCGGCGTCGGCGGCCGCCTTGGCGACCGACGTCAGATAGGGGCCGAGGAATACCGTCAGGACGCTCGTCGAATAGACGGAGCAGGCGAAGTCGTAGAAATACCAGCCGTGTTGTTCACGTCTGCGGCTCGCGGCATCGGCGGAACCCGTCGTGAGTCCAGTCGGCTCAGCGGTGTCCGCGGTCTCGGCGCTCAACCCGCACCCCCTCGTCTCTCCCCGTGGAGACCTCGCACGGCCGGCGTCAGGCCCAGGCCCCCCGCTCGCTCAGCACCGTACGCAGCGTCTCGATGTGATCGGTCATGATGCCATCCACACCGAGATCGAGGAGCGCTGCCATCCGCTCGGGTTCGTTCACCGTCCAGACGTGCACCTGGAGTCCGCGTGCGTGTGCCTCGCGTACGAAGCGCCGGTCGACCACCCGGACGCCGTTCTGGCTCTCCGGTACCTGCGCGCACACCGCGCCGGCCCGCAGCGCCGCCGGAATTCCGTACGAGCGCAGCCGCAGGCCCAGCACGCCGCGGACGCCGTAGGAGGTGGCGAGCCGGGGCCCGGCGAGACGGTGGGCCCTGGCGACCCGGGTCTCCGAGAACGAGCCGACGCACACCCGGTCCCAGGCATCCGCCCGGCGGATCAGCTCGACCAGTGGGACCAGGGCGGACTCGGCCTTGATGTCGACGTTCCAGCGGGCTTCGGGGAACGTCTCCAGCAGCTCCTCGAACAGCGGCAGCGGCTCCCTGCCCGCCACTCTGGCCTGCCGCACCTCGCTCCATGCCAGCTCGGCTATCCGGCCCCGGGCGTCCGTCACCCGGTCCAGAGTGGCGTCGTGGAAGGCCACCAGACGGCCGTCCGCCGTGGTGTGCACATCGGTCTCGAAGTAGCGGTACCCGGCATCGGCGGCCCGGCGGAACGCGGCCGTGGTGTTCTCGATCCCGTCCGCGGCACCGCCTCGATGGGCGAAGGGGATCGTCGCGGGATGGTCCAGATAGGGGTGGCGTGCGGAGGTCACTGCGGCAGTATGGCCTGCTCCGTTATCCGGGCGGTGACGGTGGTGTCGACGCCGTCCGACTCGGATGCGACGGCGGCCTCGTCATCGGACCCGGCGGCGGCCGCTGTTGCCGGCTTCGCGCCGATCGCGAAGAAGCGCAGGAAGAACTGGGCGAGCGGGCCGATGGCCAGGGCGTAGAGCACCGTGCCCGCGCCGAGCGAGCCGCCGAGCACGAAGCCGGTCACCACGACTGCCACCTCGATCAGAGTGCGCACGAGCCGGATGGAGCGGCCGGTACGCAGATGCAGGCCGGTCATGAGCCCGTCGCGCGGTCCCGGGCCGAACTGCGCCGCGATGTACAGCCCCGTCGCGACACCGTTGACCACGATGCCGGCGACCATCACGGCGATCTGCGCGGCGAGGCCGTGCACATCGGGCACGAGGGCCAGCGTGCCGTCCATGGCGACGCCGATGGCGAAGACATTGGAGACGGTGCCGAGGCCGGGACGCTGTCTGATCGGTATCCACAGCAGGAGAACGGCGGCGCCGACGATGATCGAGACGACCCCGATGGACAGTCCGGTGCGCTCGGCGAGTCCCTGGTGCAGCACCCCCCAGGGTTCGAGGCCGAGACCGGCGCGGACCAGGAGCGCCGAGCTCGCCCCGTACAGCGCAAGGCCGACGTACAGCTGAATCAGCCTTCGAGTGAGGTGCGTCCCGCGAGGGACAGGGGTGATGGACAAGAAGTGCCCCCTGGAGTGGTGGTAGTGGACTGCCGCATGTCACTCTGTGGCAGGGGATTGGCTGCCAACTATGGCCAATCCGAGGAAGGTGGACTGATTTTCATGGCGCAGTGGACTTCGGCAGTCGGTGCGGCACAGCTCGCCCGGCAGCTCCAGGCCCAACAGCCCCGGCCCGCCGGCCCGGGTGCCCGCAGGCCGCCCGCCTATCGTGCGCTGGCCGACGGAGTCCGTCTGCTTGTCCTCGAAGGCCGGGTGCCGGTGGCCGCCCGGCTCCCCTCCGAGCGTGAACTGGCGCTCGCCCTGTCCGTCAGCCGTACCACCGTCGCCGCCGCGTACGAGGCCCTGCGGACCGAGGGGTTCCTGGAGTCCCGCCGGGGTGCCGGCAGCTGGACCGCCGTGCCCGCGGGCAATCCGCTGCCCGCACGCGGTCTGGAACCGCTTCCCCCGGAGTCGCTCGGTTCGATGATCGACCTGGGCTGCGCCTCGCTGCCCGCTCCTGAACCGTGGCTGACCCGGGCGGTCCAGGGCGCCCTGGAGGAGCTGGCACCGTACGCCCACACCCACGGCGACTACCCGGCCGGTCTGCCCGCGCTGCGGCAGATGATCGCCGACCGCTACACCGAGCGCGGCATCCCGACCATGCCCGAACAGATCATGGTCACCACCGGGGCGATGGGCGCGATCGACGCGATCTGCCACCTCTTCGCGGGCCGCGGCGAACGGATCGCGGTGGAGTCCCCGAGCTACGCCAACATCCTGCAGCTGATGCGGGAGGCGGGCGCCCGGCTGGTGCCGGTGGCGATGGAGGAGGGGCTCGGCGGCTGGGACATGAACCGGTGGCGGCAGGTACTGCGGGACGCGGCGCCGCGGCTCGCCTACGTCGTCGCCGACTTCCACAACCCCACCGGTGCGCTGGCCGACGAGGACCGGCGCCGTGACCTGGTGGAAGCCGCCCGCTCCGCCGGTACGGTCCTGGTCGTCGACGAGACCATGAACGAGCTGTATCTCGACGCCGATGTGCAGATGCCGCGCCGGGTCTGCGCCTTCGATCCGGCGGGCTCCACCGTGCTCACCGTCGGATCGGCGAGCAAGGCCTTCTGGGCCGGCATGCGGATCGGCTGGGTGCGCGCCGCCCCGGATGTGATCCGCAGCCTGGTGGCCGCCCGCGCCTACGCCGACATGGGGACGCCCGTCCTTGAGCAGATCGCCGTCAACTGGCTGATGCGTACCGGCGGCTGGGAGCAGGCCGTGCAGGTCAGGCGCGAACAGGCGCGGGAGAACCGGGACTCGCTCGTCGCCGCGGTCCGCCGGGAGCTGCCGGACTGGGAGTTCTCGGTTCCGCGCGGTGGTCTGACCCTCTGGGTGCGTACCGGCGGTCTCTCCGGCTCCCGGCTCGCTGTGGCGGGGGAGCGGGTCGGCGTACGCGTTCCCTCCGGCCCCCGGTTCGGTGTCGACGGCGCCTTCGAGGGGTACGTACGGCTGCCGTTCACGGTCGCCGGGCCGGTCGCGGACGAAGCGGCGGTACGGCTCGCGGCGGCGGCGCAGCTGGTGGGTTCGGGGGCGGTCGCGGGAGTGGAGGCGCCGCGGACGTTCGTCGCCTGAGCAGCCCTGTGCCGTCCGTTCAGTCGCCGACCACCATGCTCTCCACGGCCACGGCCACGGCCGCTGTCACGGTGCGCGGCGTCGCCGGGTCAGGGACGCTCGCCCCGACCGGTGCGGTCTCCTCGGCCGGCGCCTGCAGCCCGGGGAGCAGACCGAGGACCGCCTGCCGCTGCGCCTCGCTGGTCGCCTCGTCGTACGGATCAGGTGTGGCCGGGACCTGAAGCCGCAGTACGGGACCGGTGCCGAGCCGCGCGTACCCCCGGCCGGGCGGGACGTCCGGTGTCGGCGTTGTGTGCGGCTCCGTGCCGAGCACCGACTCGACCTGGTCGCGGGAACAGTGGCCGAGCACGGCCCGGGCTCTGGTGTGGGTCCGTACGGTCTCGCCGAGGGTGTCCAGGCTGTCGAACTGATCTGCCATGACGACGGTGACGTTGGCCGCCCTGCCGTGCCGCAGCGGCACCTGGAGCAGCTCCTGGGGGTCGGGCTTGCCGTCGGCGGCCGCCAGGTGGCCGAGGACGCTGGGCCGGTCCAGCAGGATCCAGAGCGGGCGCTTGATGTCGTCGGGGGCGGGGTGGCCGGACTGCCGGGCCCGGTTCGCCGCGATCAGCCGTCGCTCCGTCTCGTGGGCTGCCCACTCCAGGGCCGCCAGCGCGCCGGCCAGGCCGCACTCCACCGCCAGTACGCCGTCGCGCCCGGTCATGCAGGCGTACTCACCGGTTCCGCTGCCTTCGATGATCAGGATGTCGCCGTGCTGGAGCGCCTGCAGGGCGATGGAGCGCATCAGCGTGGTGGTACCGCTGCCGGGCTGTCCGACGACCAGCAGATGCGGCTCGGTGGAGCGGGCGCCGGTCCGCCAGACGACCGGGGGTGCGTCACGGGTCTGGTCGCCGTCGTTCACCGGAACGGTGCGCTGCACCGCGTCGCCGTCGGTGAAACCCAGCACGGTCTCGCCGGGGGCGGTGACGAAGCGCTGGGCCCCGATCGAGGTGGGCAGGGCGTCGAGCACGGTCATGACGAGCCGATTGCCCTCCTCGTCCCAGGCGAAGTGGTACTCGCGGCCACGGCCCGACTTTGCGTGGAGCAGCTGCTCGATCCGGATGCGGGAGGCGGCTTCGCCGTCGGTGAAGTAAGCGGGATACGTCACCTGGAGACGTGTCAGGCGCCCGTTGCCGTCGAACTCGTAACCGCTGAAGACCTTGTCCCAGTCGCCGCCGTGGGCGAACAGCGGACTTGGGTCGTCGGCCACGGAGAAGTACGGCACGAGTGCCTCGTACAGGGACCGCAACCGCCCGGTCTGCGCCTCGTCGGGGCCGGTCTTCGCGGGAGTCCGCTCCCGGCCCTTCCATGCGGCTGCGCCCATCACCGTGACCAGGGCGAGCACGGACCCGTACGGGATGAGCGCGACCACGAATACGCAGGCCGCGACGGAGAACAGCGTCGGACCACGCTTGTCCTTGGGCGTCGCGGCCCACTTCTGCCGTCCGGCTCCGGCCAGCAGTCGCAGACCACGAGTGATCATGATCAGCGGATGGAGGACGTCGGTGGCGTTGTCGGCGGCCGTGCGCGCGAACTCGCGACTGCGAGTGATCGAGGCGCTGCCGCTGCTCAGAATGCGGGGGAGTGGTCGCCGGGCCACGTCGGTCTCCTGACGGGGTGGGAGTGGTGGCGGAGGGTCAGAACTTGATCCCGCCCAAGAGGCCGGCGAGACTCGCGCCGCCCGCGGTGATGCTCGGTGCGATGGCGGTGCCTGCCAGATAGAAGCCGAACATGGCAGTGACGACGGCGTGCGATGCCTTGAGGCCGTCCTTCCTGAAGAACAGAAAGACGATGATGCCGAGGATGACTACGCCTGACATGGACAGGATCATGAGAGGTTCTCCTGGTTAGGGGACAGTCACCATGAGTCCTTCCAGGTTCACCGGAAGTATCTATACGATAAAAGCTGCATGTGGGTGAAAAGTCTGTATTTTCACCTGATTGGCCCATGTGGGAGTGCCGACAGGACGGAAACCTTGATGTCACGCGCTGTTCCGGCCGTCACCGGACGTGATCTCTGGACATGGGTGGACCGGGTCATGTGCGCGGTTGAGCAGTACTCTGTCGATTCACTCGTACGGCCCCGACGCCGTACGCCCCAGCAGGTCGACAGTGTGAAAACGGTTGATGGAAGGCGGTCCGTCCGATGAGCGAAACCCCCGATCCCGAGGTGGTCGAGCTGGCGACGAAGGTCTTCGATCTGGCCCGCCGCGGTGGGACCGAAGCGCTCGTGGCCTACGTCGACGCGGGTGTTCCCGCGAACCTCACCAATGACCGGGGCGATTCGCTGCTGATGCTTGCCGCCTATCACGGGCACACCGCCACGGTCACCGCCCTCGTCGGCCGTGGCGCCGACCCGGACCGGGCCAACGACCGCGGACAGACACCGCTCGCCGGAGCCGTTTTCAAGGGCGAGGACGCGGTGATCGAGGCGCTGCTCGCAGCAGGGGCCGACCCGGCGGCCGGAACACCCTCCGCACTGGACACTGCACGCATGTTCGGTAAGGCCGACCTGCTGGAACTCTTCGGCTCCCGCTGACCGGGTACGCCGTAAATGTGGTCGCGGTGGCGAAATGGCTGGGTCATCATGACGTCGCGGGCCCGGTTCGGGCCACCGACGAGAGGCAGAGGAAGATGGTCTACACCAAGCAGAAGACGGCGGTCGGCCGATCATGTTGCTGCGCGGCGTAGTGCCCCACCCGGCACTTGGAACTGCACAGTCCCGGTTGCGTCGACAGCTTGATGTGAGGCTTTTTCCATGTTTGATCCGTTCATAGCGCCGAGCGGCACCCTGCTCGGCCTGCTGCAGAGGGGCCGTGGCGACGGCACGCTCCACGCGCTCGCCGCACCACGCCCCGAGGCCCTGGCGGCTCTCAACCACTGCGTCCTGAGCGATCCGCGTCACGACTGGCAGGTGGAGAACCGCTCGCTCTACTACGCACGCCTGTATCTCGACCTCGACGGCGGTATCGAAGAGATCGAGCGCCATCTGTGCGATCCCGACGACCACCTCGACACCGACGACTCACGCACCGGGCTGGCTCTCGCCGTGCTCGGCCACCTCGCCTCGTACGGACGGGACGACGCCCTGGCCCTGCTGCGGCGGTACGCCGCGACCGGGGCCAACTGGGCCTGGGCCCTCGACGAGCTCGCCCTGCGTGACGACGACGCAGGGCTCCGAGC
This region includes:
- a CDS encoding ankyrin repeat domain-containing protein, coding for MSETPDPEVVELATKVFDLARRGGTEALVAYVDAGVPANLTNDRGDSLLMLAAYHGHTATVTALVGRGADPDRANDRGQTPLAGAVFKGEDAVIEALLAAGADPAAGTPSALDTARMFGKADLLELFGSR
- a CDS encoding SCO1417 family MocR-like transcription factor, producing the protein MAQWTSAVGAAQLARQLQAQQPRPAGPGARRPPAYRALADGVRLLVLEGRVPVAARLPSERELALALSVSRTTVAAAYEALRTEGFLESRRGAGSWTAVPAGNPLPARGLEPLPPESLGSMIDLGCASLPAPEPWLTRAVQGALEELAPYAHTHGDYPAGLPALRQMIADRYTERGIPTMPEQIMVTTGAMGAIDAICHLFAGRGERIAVESPSYANILQLMREAGARLVPVAMEEGLGGWDMNRWRQVLRDAAPRLAYVVADFHNPTGALADEDRRRDLVEAARSAGTVLVVDETMNELYLDADVQMPRRVCAFDPAGSTVLTVGSASKAFWAGMRIGWVRAAPDVIRSLVAARAYADMGTPVLEQIAVNWLMRTGGWEQAVQVRREQARENRDSLVAAVRRELPDWEFSVPRGGLTLWVRTGGLSGSRLAVAGERVGVRVPSGPRFGVDGAFEGYVRLPFTVAGPVADEAAVRLAAAAQLVGSGAVAGVEAPRTFVA
- a CDS encoding ATP-binding protein; translated protein: MARRPLPRILSSGSASITRSREFARTAADNATDVLHPLIMITRGLRLLAGAGRQKWAATPKDKRGPTLFSVAACVFVVALIPYGSVLALVTVMGAAAWKGRERTPAKTGPDEAQTGRLRSLYEALVPYFSVADDPSPLFAHGGDWDKVFSGYEFDGNGRLTRLQVTYPAYFTDGEAASRIRIEQLLHAKSGRGREYHFAWDEEGNRLVMTVLDALPTSIGAQRFVTAPGETVLGFTDGDAVQRTVPVNDGDQTRDAPPVVWRTGARSTEPHLLVVGQPGSGTTTLMRSIALQALQHGDILIIEGSGTGEYACMTGRDGVLAVECGLAGALAALEWAAHETERRLIAANRARQSGHPAPDDIKRPLWILLDRPSVLGHLAAADGKPDPQELLQVPLRHGRAANVTVVMADQFDSLDTLGETVRTHTRARAVLGHCSRDQVESVLGTEPHTTPTPDVPPGRGYARLGTGPVLRLQVPATPDPYDEATSEAQRQAVLGLLPGLQAPAEETAPVGASVPDPATPRTVTAAVAVAVESMVVGD